A window of the Mucilaginibacter sp. cycad4 genome harbors these coding sequences:
- a CDS encoding caspase family protein has translation MPNIGDFAIVIGVDEYLSLPALQGPINDANQFHYWLLDAQGGDVPVRNCYLIPNTRNPARPLQDDIDDALAAIVTQDITFRRFYFFFAGHGMGVTWDLNGLCLPKWSQIQRNYALSSKGYLNYLVESSLFPEIYFFMDCCRSREINVVPSNTRLNAIRPRGGDVASIVIYATPFENTAGEAPVGGADNSLVRGFFSRSLVEGLGGAAADSNNTVTAKNLIDYCRRRTEELARANNRVQIIQTVINDGGRPLEELVICGVQSKPGVAATVSFATAGDFRLLGPDLSPIAAWTVTAGAEEGPIPLLPGLYCIENTQTNVKQLFLIDGNANTFRFSAN, from the coding sequence ATGCCCAATATCGGTGATTTTGCAATAGTTATAGGGGTTGACGAGTACCTTAGCTTACCGGCTTTGCAGGGGCCGATTAATGATGCCAATCAGTTTCATTACTGGTTGCTGGACGCTCAGGGTGGAGATGTACCTGTACGTAACTGCTACCTGATTCCCAATACCCGTAACCCGGCGCGCCCGCTACAGGATGATATTGATGACGCACTGGCAGCGATTGTAACACAGGACATTACTTTCCGGCGCTTTTATTTCTTTTTCGCTGGTCACGGCATGGGGGTGACCTGGGACCTGAACGGATTGTGTTTACCAAAATGGAGCCAGATACAGCGCAATTATGCGCTTTCTTCCAAAGGATATCTGAATTACCTAGTTGAATCTTCCTTGTTTCCGGAGATTTATTTCTTTATGGATTGCTGTCGCTCACGCGAGATCAACGTGGTACCCTCCAACACCCGGCTCAACGCGATCCGTCCCCGTGGCGGCGATGTTGCCAGCATAGTGATTTACGCGACGCCCTTTGAAAATACAGCAGGTGAAGCGCCGGTTGGCGGGGCCGATAATTCGCTGGTACGCGGTTTTTTTTCACGTTCGCTGGTTGAAGGCCTGGGCGGAGCGGCTGCCGACAGCAATAATACCGTTACAGCAAAAAACCTGATCGATTACTGCCGGAGGCGTACCGAGGAACTGGCACGCGCCAATAACCGCGTCCAGATTATCCAAACTGTGATCAACGACGGTGGCAGACCATTGGAGGAACTGGTGATATGCGGCGTACAGTCGAAGCCAGGTGTGGCGGCAACGGTCAGTTTTGCAACCGCCGGGGATTTTCGCCTGTTGGGGCCAGACCTTTCCCCGATAGCCGCATGGACGGTAACCGCGGGAGCAGAAGAAGGGCCTATACCGCTGCTGCCCGGCCTTTATTGTATAGAAAATACGCAAACTAACGTTAAACAACTTTTCCTCATCGATGGCAACGCAAACACTTTCCGCTTCAGCGCCAATTGA
- a CDS encoding alpha/beta hydrolase has protein sequence MPELSKFNYINVGPGGTFKPSSIAAYNTTPQDVDAIFNQLGDNQKHILLYFHGGLVNEHNGMNTAEIVTPLLTAADVHPVSFIWETGFFETIEQNLGSIWGTTFFKKILEKVIKVAGSKLGIELPSIAGSRGVGTLSYDDIQRELQNEAPFQNYVVQTGSRSVNVISGSDRLLSDEIEVDIEQELLADPYFQNNPLNQLDDHSLAMIKKDQLVNVPDAGSRGILSIAGLIKAAVTIIFKVIKRFIAKRDHNFYPTIVEEILREVYLADFGTWLWSDMKNKAEEMWKTDSSVADPLAQHAGGYLLKQLKIFADTHQGITIDLVGHSAGAIVICHFIEAFNQLGINARIRNTVFMAPACRSDLFYEKVIKSGADIGRFRMFTMDDHYECLDFCVKYVYTHSLLYLISGILEPNEYDAYILGMQRYLSGTAPYDQDDILKAVRDYMADSTNRTIFAKTIDGAARGLQCIAEHHGGFADPAALAIGSITYLLEH, from the coding sequence ATGCCTGAACTTTCAAAATTTAATTACATCAATGTCGGCCCCGGCGGCACCTTCAAACCATCCAGTATTGCAGCGTATAATACTACTCCTCAGGATGTAGATGCGATCTTTAACCAGCTGGGCGATAATCAAAAACACATTTTGCTGTATTTTCATGGCGGTCTCGTCAACGAGCACAACGGGATGAATACCGCGGAAATCGTTACCCCTTTACTGACAGCGGCTGATGTGCATCCTGTTTCCTTTATTTGGGAAACAGGCTTTTTCGAAACGATTGAACAGAACCTGGGATCGATCTGGGGAACAACTTTTTTTAAAAAGATACTGGAAAAGGTGATCAAGGTTGCCGGCAGCAAACTCGGTATCGAGTTGCCGTCAATTGCCGGCTCCCGCGGCGTGGGCACGCTCAGCTATGATGATATTCAGCGCGAATTGCAAAACGAGGCGCCTTTCCAGAATTATGTTGTGCAAACCGGTAGCCGTTCTGTAAACGTCATCAGCGGAAGCGATCGTTTGTTGAGTGATGAGATCGAAGTTGATATTGAACAAGAGCTGCTGGCCGACCCTTATTTTCAGAATAACCCTCTTAACCAGCTTGATGACCACTCGCTTGCCATGATCAAAAAGGATCAGCTCGTCAATGTTCCTGACGCGGGTAGTCGTGGTATTTTGTCTATCGCGGGCCTGATCAAAGCAGCAGTGACCATCATTTTCAAGGTTATTAAACGCTTTATCGCTAAACGTGATCATAATTTCTATCCTACCATAGTTGAAGAGATCCTGCGGGAAGTATACCTCGCCGATTTCGGCACCTGGCTCTGGAGTGATATGAAAAATAAAGCAGAAGAAATGTGGAAGACGGATTCCTCCGTTGCAGACCCGCTTGCTCAGCACGCAGGCGGTTACCTTTTAAAACAGCTAAAAATATTTGCCGATACACATCAGGGGATTACGATTGATTTGGTAGGTCATTCTGCCGGAGCCATTGTTATTTGTCATTTTATAGAGGCCTTCAATCAGCTCGGCATCAATGCCAGGATCCGCAATACGGTCTTTATGGCCCCGGCCTGCCGTTCCGATCTTTTTTATGAAAAGGTGATCAAAAGCGGCGCGGACATCGGCCGTTTCCGTATGTTCACCATGGACGATCATTATGAGTGCCTGGATTTCTGCGTCAAATACGTCTATACACATTCTCTGCTGTACCTTATTTCCGGCATTCTCGAACCCAATGAGTATGACGCTTATATCCTTGGTATGCAGCGCTACCTGAGCGGAACGGCGCCTTATGATCAGGATGATATATTAAAAGCTGTCCGGGATTACATGGCCGATAGTACCAACCGTACCATCTTTGCAAAAACAATAGATGGGGCAGCCCGCGGCCTGCAGTGTATAGCGGAGCACCACGGTGGTTTCGCAGACCCGGCCGCACTTGCTATTGGTAGTATCACTTATTTACTAGAGCACTAA
- a CDS encoding CBS domain-containing protein, with the protein MSEPKSNFEEILADVRKTQKPVRTFPYIATQYLNVSRRGWRVIKSVNDLLEKYELICEPEFGSAWFYGEIEIKPKPKVGYGKSDNSVVETDPTPRLSLLKAANLNKVKELGTGNGLISVNRNTTVIEATTLMIMHSFSQLPILNNQRDVDGIVSWKSIGRALALGKSCTTVSDCKEDVTILDHDELLFNAVKFVLEEEVVLVRQKDRTISGIVTATDIGEQFISMAEPFLIIEQIENHIRKMLGNKFEKEDLIFSEKLEEKSREINNISDLTFGQYVKLMEDPKKFEKLKINVDRGVLAKQLEEVRKIRNDVMHFNTDGINSQNLELLRQTVNFLHVVTSTLKT; encoded by the coding sequence ATGTCAGAACCTAAATCCAATTTTGAAGAAATCCTCGCGGACGTAAGAAAAACTCAAAAGCCTGTTAGAACTTTTCCCTATATAGCTACCCAATATTTAAATGTTTCCCGGCGAGGATGGCGCGTAATCAAATCCGTAAACGACTTATTGGAAAAATATGAACTAATATGCGAACCTGAATTTGGTAGTGCTTGGTTCTATGGGGAAATCGAGATCAAGCCTAAACCGAAAGTGGGCTATGGCAAATCAGATAATTCAGTTGTAGAAACTGATCCGACGCCGCGACTGAGCTTATTGAAAGCGGCAAATCTCAATAAAGTAAAGGAACTAGGGACTGGAAACGGTTTGATTAGCGTTAACCGAAATACAACAGTCATTGAGGCTACTACGCTAATGATCATGCATAGCTTTTCCCAGTTACCTATCTTGAATAATCAAAGAGATGTAGATGGAATCGTAAGCTGGAAATCTATTGGCCGAGCGCTCGCACTCGGCAAAAGTTGTACTACTGTTTCCGATTGCAAGGAAGACGTTACCATTTTGGATCATGATGAGCTTTTATTTAACGCAGTGAAATTTGTGTTAGAAGAGGAAGTTGTACTCGTCAGACAAAAAGACCGTACGATAAGCGGGATAGTTACAGCGACAGATATTGGGGAACAATTTATATCAATGGCGGAGCCGTTCCTGATAATTGAACAAATTGAGAATCATATCCGAAAAATGCTAGGTAATAAGTTTGAAAAAGAAGATTTAATTTTTTCGGAAAAATTGGAGGAAAAGTCAAGGGAAATCAATAACATTTCTGATTTAACATTTGGCCAATATGTAAAACTAATGGAAGATCCCAAGAAGTTTGAAAAACTTAAAATAAATGTTGATAGAGGGGTGCTAGCAAAGCAATTGGAAGAGGTGCGAAAAATTCGCAACGATGTAATGCATTTTAATACCGATGGAATTAACTCCCAAAATCTGGAATTATTAAGGCAGACGGTAAATTTCCTGCATGTAGTAACGTCAACGTTAAAAACTTGA
- a CDS encoding SEFIR domain-containing protein — MSNKKAFISYSWSNPAHELWVLQLAQRLVHDGVDIILDKWHLKEGHDKFAFMESMVHAADIDKVLIILDKKYSEKADGRSGGVGTETTIISSKVYESTTQEKFIPIVVKKDENRNPFLPVYLTSKIYIDLSTEEHFESGYEQLLRNIYQLPRLTKPKLGSPPKYLMEETPMSFKTTTMARAFETQIDKHPSRINLLARDFFDEFFKDLKEFKLQLGSCNNRDFPETLYNNLVKYTPLRNDFIIFIDKLAKTGEEFDIDILIGFFERLPILLYPDVTVGSWYGSDFVNYKFIIDELFTYTIALLLKQENYKLMSELLHASYFIRDKYKTGNTPVDYSSFRHNIADFNEYYVKIHNHPFLNPQADFLISRLPDTLSKKDFTDADILCYFIAQLNGKNWFPRTYIYRDEDSDSLPILNKLLSKRHFEKVKGIFNIDTSEELTAKIVALGEKKSAQSGYSNSHSRMPGISNFIDEQKIATLR, encoded by the coding sequence ATGTCTAACAAGAAAGCTTTTATATCTTACAGTTGGAGTAATCCGGCTCACGAACTTTGGGTATTACAACTTGCACAAAGACTTGTCCATGATGGTGTCGATATTATTTTGGACAAATGGCATCTGAAAGAAGGGCATGACAAATTTGCTTTTATGGAAAGCATGGTACATGCTGCAGATATTGACAAAGTATTAATCATATTGGATAAGAAGTATAGTGAAAAAGCTGATGGTAGATCAGGAGGTGTCGGTACGGAAACAACCATCATCAGCTCCAAGGTCTATGAAAGCACAACACAGGAAAAATTCATTCCTATAGTTGTGAAAAAGGACGAAAATAGAAATCCTTTCTTACCCGTCTACCTTACCAGCAAAATTTACATTGATCTTTCAACGGAAGAGCATTTTGAAAGTGGATATGAGCAACTTTTAAGAAATATTTACCAGTTACCCCGACTAACTAAACCCAAGTTAGGTTCACCCCCTAAATATTTAATGGAGGAAACTCCGATGAGTTTTAAAACCACTACCATGGCAAGAGCTTTCGAGACTCAAATCGATAAGCACCCGTCACGGATTAATTTACTCGCAAGGGACTTTTTTGATGAATTTTTCAAAGACCTAAAAGAATTTAAATTGCAACTTGGAAGTTGCAATAACCGTGATTTTCCTGAAACCCTTTATAACAACTTGGTTAAATATACGCCCTTACGCAACGATTTTATTATTTTTATTGATAAATTGGCCAAAACTGGAGAAGAGTTTGATATCGATATTTTAATCGGCTTTTTTGAGCGACTCCCAATATTGTTATACCCCGATGTTACTGTTGGATCTTGGTATGGAAGTGATTTTGTCAATTATAAGTTTATCATTGACGAATTGTTTACCTATACAATTGCACTGCTTTTAAAGCAGGAAAATTATAAATTAATGTCAGAACTCTTACATGCTTCGTATTTCATTCGTGATAAATACAAGACCGGTAACACTCCCGTTGATTATTCCTCTTTCCGTCATAATATAGCCGATTTCAATGAGTATTATGTTAAAATCCACAATCACCCATTCCTGAATCCACAAGCGGATTTTCTAATTTCACGGTTACCGGATACGTTAAGTAAGAAAGACTTTACAGACGCGGATATTCTTTGTTATTTTATTGCTCAATTGAATGGCAAAAATTGGTTCCCCCGCACTTACATCTACCGGGATGAGGATTCCGATTCTTTGCCAATTCTCAACAAACTGCTTTCAAAGCGTCATTTTGAAAAAGTTAAGGGTATTTTTAATATTGACACATCGGAGGAATTAACTGCAAAGATCGTTGCCTTGGGGGAAAAGAAAAGTGCGCAGAGCGGCTATTCAAATTCACATAGCAGAATGCCTGGTATAAGTAATTTTATTGATGAACAAAAGATCGCCACGCTTAGGTAA
- a CDS encoding alkene reductase, translating to MKLLEKVTLGKQTLQNAMAMAPMTRSRANGEGVVSDLTVLYYTQRASAGLLLTEAINISEQALGSPLTPGLYSQEQIDAWKKVTKSVHDNGCLIYAQLWHTGRVGHSVDRNGKLPVAPSAIGIKGQQHFTSKGMKDYETPRELRVAEIKQIVKDYGQAARNAIEAGFDGVELHAAFGYLPNQFLSESANLRTDEYGGSVENRNRFVLEVMQELVDAAGSDKVGIKLSPTVYYNNIENSEPVAQFTPLIEALNELPLAYIHLMNGLFPLDNYPQYPKNAVETFGNISKHLVIANGGFNKDSGEAELEKGIAKIISYGSLFLANPDLPKRFELGADFNAPDQYTMYGGGEHGYTDYPFLKD from the coding sequence ATGAAACTATTAGAAAAGGTAACATTAGGAAAACAAACATTACAGAACGCCATGGCGATGGCACCAATGACCCGCAGCCGTGCCAATGGCGAAGGTGTTGTATCTGACCTGACTGTATTATACTATACACAGCGTGCCAGCGCCGGCCTGCTGTTGACAGAGGCCATTAACATTTCGGAGCAGGCCCTGGGCAGCCCCCTGACACCCGGTCTGTACAGTCAGGAACAAATTGATGCCTGGAAGAAAGTGACGAAATCCGTTCATGACAACGGATGTCTGATCTATGCCCAGCTTTGGCATACGGGCCGTGTAGGGCATTCCGTAGATAGAAATGGGAAACTTCCGGTAGCACCGTCCGCGATCGGAATCAAAGGGCAGCAGCATTTTACCTCCAAGGGAATGAAAGATTACGAAACACCCCGGGAATTGAGGGTCGCAGAGATCAAACAGATCGTAAAAGATTACGGCCAGGCGGCCAGGAATGCTATCGAAGCAGGTTTTGATGGTGTTGAACTACATGCCGCGTTCGGGTACCTGCCAAACCAATTTTTATCAGAAAGTGCTAATCTGAGAACGGATGAATATGGTGGCAGTGTGGAGAACAGGAACCGCTTCGTGTTGGAAGTTATGCAGGAACTGGTTGATGCTGCGGGAAGTGATAAAGTTGGCATTAAACTTTCACCGACTGTCTATTATAACAATATAGAGAACAGTGAGCCTGTCGCTCAATTCACACCTTTGATCGAAGCGTTGAATGAATTACCACTGGCCTATATCCATCTGATGAATGGCTTGTTTCCATTGGATAACTACCCTCAATACCCTAAGAATGCTGTAGAAACATTCGGAAATATAAGTAAACACCTGGTTATCGCCAATGGCGGGTTTAATAAAGATAGCGGAGAAGCAGAACTGGAAAAGGGGATCGCTAAAATAATCTCTTACGGCTCATTATTTCTGGCTAACCCGGATCTGCCTAAACGTTTTGAACTGGGAGCTGACTTCAATGCGCCGGATCAATACACTATGTATGGTGGAGGCGAACATGGATACACAGACTATCCTTTCCTGAAGGATTGA
- a CDS encoding NAD(P)H-binding protein yields the protein MKNKKVIVAGATGMLGSQIVKELLQQGAEVTAMVRASSNRSALTQIGVKNFVVGDMMDPASLKQALSPAHGFDVIVASAAGYTRRKKGDGPTTDTVGYQNLVDATKAAGIPRFVLISILESDKARSVPHFYNKFLIEKYLKEKGQPYIALRPGAFLNQTPDFILPKITKGILPTFLTGTYGIIYTPQLAKYTSLAAVSLPDSVLNTSIDVGWDHPVNEKILQAAFAGVLQKNIEAKPIIPPFVVNHVLPFIGRFSEKVKDMYEMIRWIDTGVYISKNQQRQKELFGELPTVEESVAQYCRDNGLI from the coding sequence ATGAAAAATAAAAAAGTTATCGTAGCCGGTGCAACCGGAATGCTGGGTAGCCAGATCGTGAAAGAACTGCTGCAACAAGGAGCAGAAGTTACCGCTATGGTCAGGGCCAGCAGTAATAGAAGTGCACTCACCCAAATAGGTGTTAAAAATTTTGTGGTGGGCGACATGATGGACCCCGCTTCTTTAAAGCAAGCGCTTTCCCCTGCACATGGGTTTGATGTCATTGTAGCCAGCGCTGCCGGCTATACCCGCCGAAAAAAGGGTGATGGCCCCACAACAGACACTGTTGGTTACCAAAACCTGGTGGACGCTACTAAAGCAGCCGGAATTCCGCGATTTGTATTGATCTCTATTCTTGAATCGGATAAAGCCCGATCTGTACCTCATTTCTATAATAAGTTCCTGATCGAAAAATACCTGAAAGAAAAGGGCCAGCCCTATATCGCCCTCAGGCCGGGTGCTTTCCTTAACCAGACACCGGATTTTATTCTCCCGAAGATCACCAAAGGCATATTGCCTACCTTCCTGACCGGGACTTACGGGATCATTTATACGCCCCAACTTGCCAAATATACCTCTTTAGCGGCGGTAAGCTTACCCGACTCTGTGTTAAACACTTCCATAGACGTCGGTTGGGACCACCCAGTTAACGAAAAGATACTTCAGGCGGCATTTGCGGGCGTCCTTCAAAAAAATATCGAGGCCAAGCCGATTATACCACCATTTGTCGTGAACCACGTACTGCCGTTCATAGGCCGCTTCAGCGAAAAGGTCAAAGATATGTATGAAATGATCAGGTGGATCGATACGGGTGTGTACATCAGCAAAAACCAGCAAAGACAAAAAGAACTTTTTGGCGAGTTGCCTACAGTTGAAGAAAGTGTGGCGCAATACTGCCGGGACAACGGCCTGATCTAA
- a CDS encoding NADP-dependent oxidoreductase codes for MKAIQYKAFGNSDVIEFAEIPQPEIKNENEVLIQVKAASVNPLDIKFRNGMMQKMRPINLPYVPGADVAGIVIATGNKVTNFKAGDEVIAVTREGGYAEYALALESNTAIKPENTSFEESTSLVVNIGTAQALLFNEGKLAERQKILIQGAAGATGTAMVQMAKNTGAYVIGTASGPGIALIKSLGADEAIDYRSGDVSVLINNVDLVVDCAGGESQHKLFKVLKPGGKLFSIVSPPSAELAEKYQVEARFISSNISAGSLTGGLALVREGKLRPIVAKTFLLEQAAQAQDYVSAGGVNGKVVLVISQ; via the coding sequence GTGAAAGCAATACAATACAAAGCATTCGGTAATTCCGATGTGATCGAGTTCGCTGAGATCCCTCAGCCGGAAATCAAAAATGAAAATGAAGTTTTAATACAAGTTAAAGCAGCCAGCGTAAATCCTTTAGACATCAAATTCCGCAATGGCATGATGCAAAAGATGCGGCCCATCAATCTGCCGTACGTACCAGGTGCTGATGTAGCGGGAATAGTGATCGCAACCGGGAACAAGGTAACCAACTTTAAAGCAGGTGATGAGGTGATCGCGGTGACCCGAGAAGGCGGTTATGCCGAATATGCACTGGCATTAGAAAGCAATACAGCTATTAAGCCCGAAAACACCTCTTTTGAAGAATCAACTTCGCTGGTTGTGAACATAGGCACCGCCCAGGCCTTATTGTTTAACGAAGGAAAATTAGCAGAAAGGCAGAAAATCCTGATCCAGGGAGCCGCAGGCGCGACAGGGACCGCCATGGTACAAATGGCCAAAAATACAGGTGCTTATGTCATTGGTACGGCATCCGGCCCCGGCATTGCATTGATCAAAAGCCTCGGTGCAGATGAGGCTATAGATTATAGATCGGGAGATGTCAGCGTATTGATCAACAATGTTGACCTGGTGGTGGATTGCGCCGGTGGCGAATCTCAGCATAAACTTTTCAAAGTCTTAAAGCCCGGTGGTAAACTATTCAGTATCGTAAGTCCGCCTTCTGCCGAACTGGCGGAAAAGTACCAGGTTGAAGCACGGTTTATCAGTTCCAATATTTCAGCGGGTAGTTTGACCGGTGGCCTGGCTTTGGTCAGGGAAGGGAAACTCCGTCCCATCGTTGCCAAAACTTTCCTGTTAGAACAAGCCGCCCAAGCGCAGGATTACGTATCAGCTGGAGGCGTAAACGGTAAAGTTGTGCTGGTAATATCACAGTAA
- a CDS encoding alkene reductase, whose protein sequence is MKKLFAPFQKGTFQLKNHLVMAPVTRSRAIGNIPTKVMATYYAQHSGAGLIVTEGTSPSPEGLGYPRVPGIYCKAQVAGWKNVTDAVHLNGSKIFLQLMHTGRIANVANLPAGLQPVGPSDIKAAGEIFTDSLGMQEHSAPVALTLEEISRVIADFIKASENAILAGFDGVELHGANGYLLEQFLNPNVNNRTDLYGGNITNRSRLVLEIAESISAAIGPDKTGIRFSPFSRACGQQAYCQEEEHQTYTYLSEQLDKTGIVYIHISRNPDLPEKTYQAIREAFHHTLIFSNGLTMEIAEAILQEGSANLVAFGRGFLANPYFIKRIEKNGLCNDEGPGSCPLQKEYTDNLLNKSK, encoded by the coding sequence GTGAAGAAGTTATTCGCGCCATTTCAGAAAGGCACCTTCCAATTGAAAAATCACCTGGTGATGGCGCCGGTCACCCGAAGCAGGGCTATCGGTAACATCCCCACTAAAGTGATGGCTACTTATTATGCCCAACATTCCGGCGCGGGCCTGATCGTTACAGAAGGGACTTCCCCAAGTCCCGAAGGGCTGGGCTATCCGCGGGTTCCGGGGATCTATTGCAAAGCGCAGGTTGCGGGCTGGAAAAACGTTACCGATGCGGTACATCTGAACGGATCAAAAATATTCCTGCAACTGATGCATACCGGGCGCATTGCCAATGTTGCCAACCTTCCCGCCGGCCTGCAACCCGTTGGCCCTTCAGATATCAAAGCTGCCGGTGAGATTTTCACAGATAGCCTCGGTATGCAGGAACATTCTGCTCCGGTAGCCCTTACGCTGGAAGAGATAAGCCGTGTTATTGCTGATTTTATAAAAGCTTCCGAAAATGCGATCCTTGCCGGTTTTGATGGTGTGGAACTTCATGGCGCCAATGGGTATCTCCTGGAGCAATTCTTAAACCCGAATGTTAATAACAGGACAGACCTATATGGCGGCAATATAACGAACCGAAGCCGGCTCGTTTTAGAGATCGCTGAGAGCATTTCCGCTGCTATCGGGCCCGATAAAACAGGCATTCGTTTTTCTCCTTTCTCCCGGGCATGCGGCCAACAGGCCTATTGTCAGGAGGAGGAACATCAGACCTACACTTATCTGAGCGAACAACTGGACAAAACAGGGATCGTTTACATACATATTTCGCGCAATCCTGACCTGCCTGAAAAAACATACCAGGCAATCCGCGAGGCATTTCATCATACGCTCATATTTTCCAACGGATTAACCATGGAAATAGCAGAAGCTATACTTCAGGAAGGATCGGCCAACCTCGTTGCGTTTGGGCGCGGATTCCTGGCAAATCCTTATTTTATTAAGCGTATTGAAAAGAACGGCCTTTGCAATGATGAGGGTCCCGGTAGTTGCCCCTTGCAAAAAGAATACACAGATAATTTACTTAACAAATCCAAATAG
- a CDS encoding AraC family transcriptional regulator: protein MIFEFTTAPGFDFITLFAKQINAPVRDNFLEIPKTLGTGYVRKVGFGDDFKLTIHRYNLKEDLIIKRNPAASTNDVRTIFFYNNTEDLEVRYNNEENKSFSPKNESSILLSTNDLRTEIRFPAGSNIHYVVVGITANRLRSVLSIENPNGTLQTIIAENASFLFFESLNAEMQLLLKNIVSVDVSNSMNNFYLQIKVLELMYLLFSKLSLRENTTIKNINSNDAEKLLVVRNEILIDLSTPPVISELAAIASMSETKLKQLFKQTFGDTIYNYYQKARMEEAAFLLKQAKHSVAEVGYELGYSNLSHFSKFFEKQYGITPKKFSTT, encoded by the coding sequence ATGATTTTTGAATTTACTACAGCACCAGGTTTTGACTTTATCACACTCTTTGCAAAACAGATCAATGCTCCTGTAAGAGATAATTTCCTGGAAATCCCGAAAACACTTGGAACGGGTTATGTACGTAAAGTTGGATTTGGCGATGATTTCAAACTAACGATCCATCGTTATAATTTGAAAGAAGATCTAATCATCAAACGTAATCCGGCTGCGAGCACTAACGATGTCCGGACCATTTTCTTTTATAACAACACTGAAGATCTTGAAGTGAGGTATAATAACGAGGAAAATAAATCATTTTCTCCCAAAAATGAGTCCTCCATACTCCTATCAACGAATGACTTGCGCACGGAGATCCGTTTCCCTGCCGGCAGCAATATTCATTACGTGGTCGTTGGGATCACTGCTAACCGGTTACGCTCCGTCCTGTCTATTGAAAACCCTAACGGTACGCTACAAACCATTATAGCAGAAAATGCATCCTTTCTTTTTTTCGAAAGCCTGAACGCGGAAATGCAGCTATTGCTTAAAAATATTGTATCCGTAGACGTGAGCAACTCGATGAATAATTTCTATTTGCAGATCAAGGTACTGGAATTAATGTACCTCCTTTTCAGTAAGTTGTCGCTCCGGGAGAACACGACCATTAAAAATATCAACAGCAACGACGCAGAAAAATTGCTCGTCGTCCGAAATGAAATACTGATCGACCTGAGTACTCCACCGGTGATCAGTGAATTAGCCGCTATTGCATCGATGAGTGAAACGAAACTCAAGCAGCTTTTTAAGCAGACATTCGGTGATACGATCTATAATTACTATCAGAAAGCCAGAATGGAAGAAGCCGCCTTTTTGTTAAAACAAGCTAAACATTCCGTTGCAGAAGTAGGCTACGAGTTAGGCTATTCCAATCTCAGCCACTTCAGCAAGTTTTTTGAAAAGCAGTATGGCATCACCCCAAAAAAATTCTCCACCACTTAA